In one window of Helianthus annuus cultivar XRQ/B chromosome 17, HanXRQr2.0-SUNRISE, whole genome shotgun sequence DNA:
- the LOC110926257 gene encoding 1-aminocyclopropane-1-carboxylate oxidase homolog 3-like, which produces MAPVTTEQDYDRLTEVKQFDESKIGVKGLLDSGITTIPRFFHHPPENLPGPKPKNRPRLTIPVIDLSGDRSTVVEQIRQSASTLGFFQIINHSIPVTLIDSAVGSVKEFFEQPNEYKMRFYHREAGKGAAYSTNFDLYQSKAASWRDTLQVRMSPVEPDWNAVPEMCRAALAEWDKAVVGLGEELMLILCDGLGVKSDKLKELSCLEGRACVSHYYPTCPQPELTVGIASHTDPGVLTVLVQNEVGGLLQVKCGDDWADVEAVHGAIIINIGDLLQMMSNDEYKSVEHRVLANPAQGARVSIAVFFNPSNRDKLYGPFPELISTTNPAVYREFKYDDYMRRFFTKELNGKTLTNFYKIDNTKE; this is translated from the exons ATGGCACCAGTAACCACTGAACAAGACTACGACCGCCTTACAGAAGTCAAACAATTCGACGAATCAAAAATCGGCGTTAAAGGGTTGCTAGATTCCGGCATCACCACCATTCCCCGGTTCTTCCACCACCCACCGGAGAATCTCCCCGGCCCAAAACCCAAAAACCGGCCTCGATTAACCATTCCGGTCATTGACTTATCCGGCGACCGGTCAACGGTAGTTGAACAAATCCGGCAATCGGCTTCCACACTTGGGTTTTTCCAGATTATTAATCACAGCATTCCGGTAACGTTAATTGATTCAGCAGTTGGTTCCGTGAAGGAGTTTTTTGAGCAACCCAATGAGTATAAGATGCGGTTTTATCACCGGGAGGCTGGTAAAGGAGCTGCTTATTCTACCAATTTTGACTTGTATCAGTCAAAGGCTGCCAGCTGGCGAGATACTCTCCAG GTGAGGATGTCACCGGTGGAGCCGGACTGGAATGCGGTACCGGAGATGTGTAGGGCGGCGCTGGCAGAATGGGACAAGGCAGTGGTGGGGTTAGGTGAAGAGTTGATGTTGATTTTATGTGACGGATTGGGGGTAAAAAGTGACAAATTGAAGGAACTGTCGTGTTTGGAAGGGAGGGCGTGTGTGTCCCATTATTACCCAACGTGTCCTCAGCCGGAGCTCACAGTGGGCATAGCCTCTCACACCGACCCAGGGGTGCTGACCGTATTGGTCCAGAATGAAGTGGGCGGGTTGTTGCAGGTCAAGTGTGGTGATGACTGGGCTGATGTTGAGGCGGTTCATGGTGCTATTATTATCAATATAGGTGATCTGCTACAG ATGATGTCAAACGATGAATACAAAAGTGTGGAGCATCGCGTATTAGCAAACCCTGCTCAAGGCGCGCGTGTTTCCATTGCGGTATTTTTCAATCCAAGCAACCGAGATAAACTATATGGCCCATTCCCAGAGCTCATATCTACCACGAACCCTGCGGTTTACCGGGAATTCAAATATGACGACTACATGAGAAGGTTTTTCACCAAGGAACTCAACGGGAAAACATTGACCAATTTCTACAAAATCGATAACACAAAGGAATGA
- the LOC110926261 gene encoding uncharacterized protein LOC110926261 — protein MGRGEEYRLPDSISGKWSDINKKCTNFQTVYQRLYSGWKSGSSDEDITQEALVEYTNANGHFPYMKCWQILRHSPKWAVVSTPSGRSGNTRPSKRSKTNESGEPETPTSDARNIGLNEDIPDDEPVEELPRPPGRKSRVKKPESSSMSMGTDMSHAFSEINKRLQDIHELGNKRLEENEKVTEIMRDRQWAHDFDFYSKPHDHLTGKALKMALAQKERIEKKYNL, from the coding sequence ATGGGTAGGGGAGAGGAATACCGCCTACCGGACTCTATATCGGGGAAGTGGTCCGATATAAACAAGAAGTGCACAAACTTTCAAACTGTGTACCAACGCTTGTATTCCGGGTGGAAAAGTGGAAGTAGCGATGAAGACATTACGCAAGAGGCATTGGTCGAGTATACGAACGCTAATGGCCATTTCCCGTACATGAAGTGTTGGCAAATCCTTCGCCATAGCCCCAAATGGGCCGTCGTATCTACTCCTAGTGGTCGTTCGGGAAATACACGGCCATCAAAGAGGTCCAAAACAAACGAGTCGGGTGAACCCGAAACGCCAACCTCCGACGCTCGAAACATCGGCTTGAACGAGGATATTCCGGATGACGAGCCGGTGGAGGAGCTACCAAGACCGCCCGGAAGAAAAAGCCGGGTGAAAAAACCCGAGTCGTCGTCGATGTCTATGGGAACGGATATGAGTCACGCATTTTCGGAGATAAACAAGCGGCTTCAAGACATACACGAACTCGGTAATAAACGTTTGGAGGAGAACGAAAAAGTTACGGAGATTATGCGGGATCGACAATGGGCTCACGACTTTGACTTCTACTCCAAACCGCATGACCACTTAACGGGAAAAGCTTTGAAAATGGCGTTGGCACAAAAGGAGcggattgaaaaaaaatataatctttga
- the LOC110926260 gene encoding 1-aminocyclopropane-1-carboxylate oxidase homolog 3-like, with protein sequence MASVTTEQDYDRLTEVKQFDESKIGVKGLLDSGITTIPRFFHHPPENLPGPKPKNRPRLTVPVIDLSGDRSTVVEQIRRSASTLGFFQIVNHRIPETVIESAVGSIKEFFEQPTEYKMRFYHRETDKGADYSTNIDLYLSKAACWRDTLQVRVSPVELDWNEVPEICRAALAEWDKAVVGLGEELMSILCDGLGVKSDKLKELSCLEGRACVSHYYPPCPQPDLTVGLTSHTDPGVLTVLVQNEVGGLLQVKCGDEWADVEAVHGAIIINIGDLLQMMSNDEYKSVEHRVLANPAQGARVSIAEFLNPSNREKLYGPFPELISTTNPAVYREFKYDDYMRRFFTKELGKTLTNFYKIDNTKE encoded by the exons ATGGCATCAGTAACCACCGAACAAGACTATGATCGTCTTACAGAAGTCAAACAATTCGACGAATCAAAAATCGGCGTAAAAGGGTTGCTAGATTCCGGCATCACCACCATTCCCCGCTTCTTCCACCACCCACCGGAGAATCTCCCCGGTCCAAAACCCAAAAACCGGCCTCGATTAACCGTTCCGGTCATTGACTTATCCGGAGACCGGTCAACGGTGGTTGAACAAATCCGGCGATCGGCTTCCACGCTTGGGTTTTTCCAGATTGTTAATCACAGAATTCCGGAAACAGTAATTGAATCAGCAGTTGGTTCGATTAAAGAGTTTTTTGAGCAACCCACTGAGTATAAGATGCGGTTTTATCACCGGGAGACTGATAAAGGAGCTGATTATTCTACTAATATTGACTTGTATCTGTCTAAAGCTGCCTGCTGGCGAGATACTTTGCAG GTGAGGGTGTCACCCGTGGAGCTGGACTGGAATGAGGTGCCTGAGATATGTAGGGCGGCGCTGGCGGAATGGGACAAGGCGGTGGTGGGGTTAGGTGAAGAGTTGATGTCTATTTTATGTGACGGATTGGGGGTAAAAAGTGACAAATTGAAGGAACTGTCGTGTTTGGAAGGGAGGGCGTGTGTGTCCCATTATTACCCGCCATGTCCTCAGCCGGATCTCACGGTGGGGCTGACCTCCCACACCGACCCGGGGGTGCTGACCGTATTGGTCCAGAATGAAGTGGGCGGGTTGCTGCAAGTCAAGTGTGGTGATGAGTGGGCTGATGTTGAGGCGGTTCATGGTGCTATTATTATCAATATAGGTGATCTACTACAG ATGATGTCAAACGATGAATACAAAAGTGTGGAGCATCGCGTATTAGCAAACCCTGCTCAAGGCGCGCGTGTTTCCATTGCGGAATTTTTAAATCCAAGCAACCGAGAAAAACTATACGGCCCATTCCCAGAGCTCATATCTACCACGAACCCTGCGGTTTACCGGGAATTCAAATATGACGACTACATGAGAAGGTTTTTCACCAAGGAACTCGGGAAAACATTGACCAATTTCTACAAAATCGATAACACAAAGGAATGA
- the LOC110926258 gene encoding 1-aminocyclopropane-1-carboxylate oxidase homolog 3 isoform X1, giving the protein MAPVTTEQDYDRLTEVKQFDESKIGVKGLLDSGITTIPRFFHHPPENLPGPKPKNRPRLTVPVIDLSGDRSTVVEQIRQSASTLGFFQIVNHRIPERVIESAVGSIKEFFEQPTEYKMRFYHREADKGAAYSTNFDLYLSKAACWRDTLQVVRVSPVELDWNAVPEICRVALAEWDKAVVGLGEELMSILCDGLGVKSEKLKELSCLEGRACVSHYYPPCPQPELTVGIASHTDPGVLTVLVQNEVGGLLQVKCGDDWADVEAVHGAIIINIGDMLQIMSNDEYKSVEHRVLANPAQRARVSIAVFFNASNRDKLYGPFPELISTTKPAVYQEFKYDDYMRRFFTKELGNTLTNFYKIDNTKA; this is encoded by the exons ATGGCGCCAGTAACAACCGAACAAGACTACGATCGTCTTACAGAAGTCAAACAATTCGACGAATCAAAAATCGGCGTAAAAGGGTTGCTAGATTCCGGCATCACCACCATTCCCCGCTTCTTCCACCACCCACCGGAGAATCTCCCCGGTCCAAAACCCAAAAACCGGCCTCGATTAACCGTTCCGGTCATTGACTTATCCGGCGACCGGTCAACGGTGGTTGAACAAATCCGGCAATCGGCTTCCACGCTTGGGTTTTTCCAGATTGTTAATCACAGAATTCCGGAAAGGGTAATTGAATCAGCAGTTGGTTCGATTAAAGAGTTTTTTGAGCAACCCACTGAGTATAAGATGCGGTTTTATCACCGGGAGGCTGATAAAGGAGCTGCTTATTCTACTAATTTTGACTTGTATCTGTCTAAAGCTGCCTGCTGGCGAGATACTTTGCAGGTA GTGAGGGTGTCACCCGTGGAGTTGGACTGGAATGCGGTGCCggagatatgtagggtggcgctGGCGGAATGGGACAAGGCGGTGGTGGGGTTAGGTGAAGAGTTGATGTCGATTTTATGTGACGGATTGGGGGTTAAAAGTGAGAAGTTGAAGGAACTGTCGTGTTTGGAAGGGAGGGCGTGTGTGTCCCATTATTACCCACCGTGTCCTCAGCCGGAGCTCACGGTGGGCATAGCCTCCCACACCGACCCGGGGGTGCTGACCGTATTGGTCCAGAATGAAGTGGGCGGGTTGTTGCAGGTCAAGTGTGGTGATGACTGGGCTGATGTTGAGGCGGTTCATGGTGCTATTATTATCAATATAGGTGATATGCTTCAG ATAATGTCAAACGATGAATACAAAAGTGTGGAGCATCGGGTATTAGCAAACCCTGCTCAACGCGCGCGTGTTTCCATTGCGGTATTTTTCAATGCAAGCAACCGAGATAAACTATACGGCCCATTCCCAGAGCTCATATCTACCACGAAACCCGCGGTTTACCAGGAATTCAAATATGATGACTACATGAGAAGGTTTTTCACCAAGGAACTCGGGAATACATTGACCAATTTCTACAAAATCGATAACACAAAGGCATGA
- the LOC110926256 gene encoding 1-aminocyclopropane-1-carboxylate oxidase homolog 3 produces MAPVTTEQDYDRLEEVKQFDESKIGVKGLLDSGITTIPRFFHHPPENLPGPKPKNRPRLTVPVVDLSGDRSTVVEQIRQSASTIGFFQIVNHRIPVTVIDSAVGSMKEFFEQPNEYKMRFYHREAGKGAAYSTNFDLYQSKAASWRDTLQVRMSPVAPDWEAVPEMCREPLAEWDKAAVGLGEELMSILCDGLGIKSDKLKELSCLEGRVFASHYYPQCPQPELTVGLTSHTDPGVLTMVVQNEVGGLLQVKCGDDWADVEAVHGAIVVNIGDLLQMMSNDEYKSAQHRVLANHVEGARVSIAVFFNPSNRDKLYGPFPELISTTKPAVYREFKYEDYMRRFFTKELDGKTLTNFYKADNTKGA; encoded by the exons ATGGCACCAGTTACCACTGAACAAGACTATGATCGTCTCGAAGAAGTCAAACAATTCGACGAATCAAAAATCGGCGTTAAAGGGTTGTTAGATTCCGGCATCACCACTATTCCCCGGTTCTTCCACCACCCGCCGGAGAATCTCCCCGGTCCAAAACCCAAAAACCGGCCTCGGTTAACCGTTCCGGTCGTTGACTTATCCGGCGACCGGTCAACGGTGGTTGAACAAATCCGGCAATCGGCTTCCACGATTGGGTTTTTCCAGATTGTTAATCACAGGATTCCGGTAACTGTAATTGATTCAGCAGTTGGTTCAATGAAGGAGTTTTTTGAGCAACCCAATGAATATAAGATGCGGTTTTATCACCGGGAGGCTGGTAAAGGAGCGGCATATTCTACCAACTTTGACTTGTATCAGTCAAAGGCTGCCAGCTGGCGAGATACTCTCCAG GTGAGGATGTCACCTGTAGCACCGGACTGGGAGGCGGTGCCGGAGATGTGTAGGGAGCCGCTGGCGGAATGGGACAAGGCGGCGGTTGGGTTAGGTGAAGAGTTGATGTCGATTTTATGCGACGGATTGGGTATAAAAAGTGACAAATTGAAGGAACTGTCGTGTTTGGAAGGGAGGGTGTTTGCGTCCCATTATTATCCCCAGTGTCCTCAGCCGGAGCTCACGGTGGGGCTGACGTCTCACACCGACCCGGGGGTGTTGACCATGGTGGTCCAGAATGAAGTGGGTGGGTTGCTACAGGTCAAGTGTGGTGATGACTGGGCCGATGTTGAGGCGGTTCATGGTGCTATTGTTGTCAACATAGGTGATCTGCTTCAG ATGATGTCAAATGACGAATACAAAAGCGCGCAGCATCGTGTATTAGCAAACCATGTTGAAGGCGCGCGTGTTTCAATTGCTGTTTTTTTCAATCCGAGCAACCGAGATAAACTATACGGCCCGTTCCCGGAGCTCATATCCACCACAAAACCCGCGGTTTACCGAGAATTCAAATATGAAGATTACATGAGAAGGTTTTTCACTAAGGAACTTGATGGGAAAACATTGACCAATTTTTACAAAGCGGATAACACAAAGGGGGCTTGA
- the LOC110926258 gene encoding 1-aminocyclopropane-1-carboxylate oxidase homolog 3 isoform X2 — translation MAPVTTEQDYDRLTEVKQFDESKIGVKGLLDSGITTIPRFFHHPPENLPGPKPKNRPRLTVPVIDLSGDRSTVVEQIRQSASTLGFFQIVNHRIPERVIESAVGSIKEFFEQPTEYKMRFYHREADKGAAYSTNFDLYLSKAACWRDTLQVRVSPVELDWNAVPEICRVALAEWDKAVVGLGEELMSILCDGLGVKSEKLKELSCLEGRACVSHYYPPCPQPELTVGIASHTDPGVLTVLVQNEVGGLLQVKCGDDWADVEAVHGAIIINIGDMLQIMSNDEYKSVEHRVLANPAQRARVSIAVFFNASNRDKLYGPFPELISTTKPAVYQEFKYDDYMRRFFTKELGNTLTNFYKIDNTKA, via the exons ATGGCGCCAGTAACAACCGAACAAGACTACGATCGTCTTACAGAAGTCAAACAATTCGACGAATCAAAAATCGGCGTAAAAGGGTTGCTAGATTCCGGCATCACCACCATTCCCCGCTTCTTCCACCACCCACCGGAGAATCTCCCCGGTCCAAAACCCAAAAACCGGCCTCGATTAACCGTTCCGGTCATTGACTTATCCGGCGACCGGTCAACGGTGGTTGAACAAATCCGGCAATCGGCTTCCACGCTTGGGTTTTTCCAGATTGTTAATCACAGAATTCCGGAAAGGGTAATTGAATCAGCAGTTGGTTCGATTAAAGAGTTTTTTGAGCAACCCACTGAGTATAAGATGCGGTTTTATCACCGGGAGGCTGATAAAGGAGCTGCTTATTCTACTAATTTTGACTTGTATCTGTCTAAAGCTGCCTGCTGGCGAGATACTTTGCAG GTGAGGGTGTCACCCGTGGAGTTGGACTGGAATGCGGTGCCggagatatgtagggtggcgctGGCGGAATGGGACAAGGCGGTGGTGGGGTTAGGTGAAGAGTTGATGTCGATTTTATGTGACGGATTGGGGGTTAAAAGTGAGAAGTTGAAGGAACTGTCGTGTTTGGAAGGGAGGGCGTGTGTGTCCCATTATTACCCACCGTGTCCTCAGCCGGAGCTCACGGTGGGCATAGCCTCCCACACCGACCCGGGGGTGCTGACCGTATTGGTCCAGAATGAAGTGGGCGGGTTGTTGCAGGTCAAGTGTGGTGATGACTGGGCTGATGTTGAGGCGGTTCATGGTGCTATTATTATCAATATAGGTGATATGCTTCAG ATAATGTCAAACGATGAATACAAAAGTGTGGAGCATCGGGTATTAGCAAACCCTGCTCAACGCGCGCGTGTTTCCATTGCGGTATTTTTCAATGCAAGCAACCGAGATAAACTATACGGCCCATTCCCAGAGCTCATATCTACCACGAAACCCGCGGTTTACCAGGAATTCAAATATGATGACTACATGAGAAGGTTTTTCACCAAGGAACTCGGGAATACATTGACCAATTTCTACAAAATCGATAACACAAAGGCATGA